The Bradyrhizobium ottawaense genome window below encodes:
- a CDS encoding HAD family hydrolase: MMPALVFDWNGTLLDDTYALLETTNVILDRFGRPSIDINTFREHCDVPLDRLYRSLGMSQEEVEAVERDEGALFHDTYEPLADKADLREGARRVLALARRESALLIILSNHIVAPLQFQLRRLGVDDYVTDVLAFESRATQYKSISKGERLRLYMNRHNLKPSSTFIVGDMPVETDIARSLGLTSISITGGFVSTSRLQAARPDYTINNHHELLPILQSHGFFRNTKS; the protein is encoded by the coding sequence ATGATGCCCGCTCTCGTATTTGACTGGAACGGAACACTGCTCGATGACACATACGCGCTGCTCGAAACGACCAATGTAATTTTGGACCGCTTTGGTCGTCCGAGCATCGATATAAACACCTTTCGAGAGCATTGTGATGTTCCCCTCGATCGTCTCTATCGTAGCCTCGGAATGTCGCAGGAGGAGGTTGAGGCGGTGGAGCGTGACGAAGGCGCACTGTTTCACGACACGTACGAGCCTCTTGCGGATAAAGCCGATTTACGTGAGGGGGCGCGCAGAGTGCTCGCGTTAGCCCGCCGAGAATCTGCTCTACTCATCATCCTCAGCAACCACATAGTCGCGCCTCTACAGTTTCAGCTGAGGAGACTTGGAGTGGATGACTACGTCACCGACGTGCTCGCCTTTGAAAGCCGCGCCACGCAATACAAATCGATAAGCAAAGGAGAGCGGCTTCGCCTTTATATGAACAGGCACAACCTGAAGCCGTCGTCAACCTTCATCGTCGGCGATATGCCCGTCGAGACTGATATTGCACGCAGTCTCGGGCTGACAAGCATATCCATTACCGGAGGATTTGTTTCGACCTCGCGCCTGCAAGCTGCGCGTCCAGATTACACCATCAACAACCATCACGAGCTGTTGCCGATCCTACAAAGCCATGGCTTCTTTCGGAATACTAAATCATGA
- a CDS encoding NAD(P)-dependent oxidoreductase, with protein sequence MSKGSSANAAPKTIKQSIGLIGAGRMGTGIGISLLRQQNELHIKVNKNRFGADRLMGAGAREHASIAELAQHVSVVVLSLPSSREVETVCLDHDGLFVNMCRGGLIIDCTTSYPASTIALAKTAERRGLSFIDAPVTRSPEQAELGLLNAMVGSDATLFPVAERILAAFCETVMHVGDVGHGHKLKLVYNSMTMGIAAVAAEVCQFADSLQIDLVTLRSLVSRGSTNSGIFQAFAAFLLGEKPDALAISIANAAKDIECAVRLARESAVSVPVLDAAAQELNLSVVAGKGELTLPHLARS encoded by the coding sequence ATGAGCAAGGGATCGTCAGCGAACGCGGCTCCCAAAACGATCAAGCAGAGCATAGGGCTTATCGGAGCGGGGCGCATGGGAACAGGTATAGGGATCAGCCTGCTGCGTCAGCAAAACGAACTCCACATCAAAGTCAACAAGAACCGGTTCGGTGCTGATCGCCTGATGGGTGCAGGGGCCCGCGAGCATGCGTCGATCGCTGAGTTGGCGCAGCATGTAAGTGTGGTGGTGTTGTCATTACCGTCCAGCCGCGAAGTTGAGACGGTGTGCCTCGATCACGATGGACTGTTTGTTAACATGTGCCGAGGAGGTTTGATAATTGATTGTACGACCTCGTATCCCGCATCGACCATTGCATTGGCCAAAACGGCGGAAAGACGAGGTCTTAGCTTCATTGATGCTCCAGTAACACGAAGCCCCGAGCAAGCAGAGCTCGGCCTTCTCAATGCGATGGTTGGATCGGATGCAACACTCTTTCCCGTTGCTGAACGCATTCTTGCTGCGTTTTGCGAGACCGTTATGCATGTTGGAGATGTCGGACACGGCCACAAGCTCAAGCTTGTTTACAACAGCATGACTATGGGCATCGCTGCGGTCGCCGCTGAGGTCTGCCAATTCGCGGATAGTCTTCAGATAGATCTTGTGACACTGCGCTCTTTGGTCAGTCGGGGCTCTACGAACAGTGGAATATTCCAAGCCTTCGCCGCCTTTTTGTTGGGAGAGAAACCAGATGCACTGGCAATCTCGATTGCAAATGCTGCAAAGGACATCGAGTGTGCTGTGCGCCTAGCGCGCGAGAGTGCCGTTTCCGTGCCGGTCCTGGATGCTGCCGCGCAGGAACTCAACCTCTCAGTTGTCGCAGGCAAAGGTGAACTGACCCTCCCACATTTGGCCCGATCGTAG
- a CDS encoding NAD-dependent succinate-semialdehyde dehydrogenase, whose product MRREQATQAEPVYPKIRMFIAGEWTEGGSDRSEKILNPATGQPIGETPYASRGDLDRAIMAAQEGFEIWRKVSAFDRYRTMRKAADLIRSRAAGIALIMTLEQGKPLTESSAESLLAADIIDWLSEEGRRAYGRIVPARFGNVVQLVTKEPVGPVAAFTPWNFPINQAVRKISASLAAGCSIIVKGPEETPASCMALVRSFADAGLPAGVINLVFGVPSEVSDYLIRHPIIRKVSFTGSTVVGKHLAALAGAHMKRTTMELGGHAPAIVFPDADVEKAARILSANKFRNAGQVCVSPTRFLVHDSIYEDFVKRFVAEASAIKVGNGLERDSRMGPLANSRRVDAMETLVADALDCGAQLRIGGKRIGNTGYFFEPTVLTDVPPQARIMNEEPFGPVAPIARFKTYDEVVAEANRLPYGLAAYAYTRSAATMAAIGADLQCGMVSINHHGLGLPEVPFGGTKESGFGSEGGLEAIEGYLDTKFVSQAS is encoded by the coding sequence ATGCGCCGAGAACAAGCCACGCAGGCAGAACCTGTGTACCCCAAGATCAGGATGTTCATTGCCGGCGAGTGGACGGAAGGGGGTTCGGATCGCTCGGAAAAGATCCTCAATCCCGCAACCGGCCAGCCGATTGGCGAAACTCCTTATGCGTCTCGTGGCGATCTCGATCGTGCGATCATGGCCGCTCAGGAGGGATTTGAGATTTGGCGAAAGGTTTCGGCCTTTGACCGATACAGGACGATGCGCAAGGCCGCCGATCTCATACGCTCGCGCGCAGCCGGCATCGCATTGATCATGACGCTCGAACAGGGTAAGCCGCTCACCGAGTCGAGTGCTGAATCGCTCCTTGCTGCCGATATCATCGACTGGCTCTCCGAAGAAGGGCGGCGCGCCTATGGACGGATCGTCCCGGCGCGCTTTGGCAATGTTGTCCAGCTCGTGACCAAGGAGCCGGTCGGGCCGGTTGCCGCATTTACGCCCTGGAATTTTCCGATCAACCAGGCCGTGCGGAAGATCTCCGCCAGCCTTGCAGCCGGCTGCTCCATCATCGTCAAGGGACCTGAAGAGACGCCAGCGAGCTGCATGGCGCTGGTGCGTAGTTTCGCGGATGCTGGCTTGCCTGCGGGCGTGATCAATCTCGTCTTCGGGGTGCCATCCGAAGTTTCAGATTATCTCATACGCCATCCTATCATCCGGAAAGTCTCCTTCACCGGTTCGACCGTGGTCGGAAAGCATCTCGCAGCCCTTGCCGGCGCCCATATGAAGCGCACCACCATGGAGCTCGGCGGGCACGCGCCTGCCATCGTTTTCCCGGATGCCGACGTCGAGAAAGCCGCAAGAATCTTGTCGGCGAACAAGTTCCGCAATGCGGGCCAAGTCTGCGTCTCGCCGACGCGGTTTCTGGTGCATGACAGTATCTATGAAGATTTCGTCAAGAGGTTCGTTGCCGAGGCCAGCGCGATCAAGGTTGGCAATGGCCTTGAAAGAGATAGCCGGATGGGGCCGCTCGCCAATTCGCGCCGGGTCGATGCAATGGAGACCCTCGTCGCGGACGCTCTCGATTGCGGCGCCCAGTTGCGCATCGGCGGCAAGCGTATCGGCAATACGGGGTACTTCTTCGAGCCGACGGTCCTGACCGATGTTCCACCTCAAGCGCGCATCATGAATGAAGAGCCGTTCGGCCCTGTCGCGCCGATTGCGCGGTTTAAAACCTATGACGAGGTTGTGGCGGAGGCCAATCGACTGCCTTACGGGCTCGCCGCCTACGCCTACACGCGATCCGCCGCAACGATGGCCGCGATCGGGGCCGATCTCCAATGCGGGATGGTATCGATCAATCATCATGGCCTTGGGCTTCCCGAAGTGCCCTTCGGAGGAACGAAGGAGTCAGGCTTCGGTTCGGAAGGTGGCCTCGAGGCAATCGAGGGCTATCTCGACACCAAATTCGTGAGCCAGGCGAGCTAG
- a CDS encoding dihydrodipicolinate synthase family protein, giving the protein MRNAKPPIYRGLFPVAPTPFTESGDLDLEGQRRVLDCMIDQGVDGICILANYSEQFLLSDQERDLLVDLCLSHVAGRKPVMVTCSHFSTQIAVQRARYAAERGASLLMLMPPYHGPSLKADEGAMIGHFGRVADAAGIPIMVQDAPLSGVTLTVPFLVRLACEVPLARYFKIEVPFAAAKLRSLIELGGEVIIGPFDGEEAITMMADLDAGASGTMSSALLPDLLRPVLDHHKGGSRQEAALAYARVLPLINFENRQCGLRATKSVMAEGGVIKCEAVRHPLEQIHPATRAGLIELARELNPLSLRWGH; this is encoded by the coding sequence ATGAGAAATGCGAAACCCCCCATCTATCGCGGCTTGTTCCCGGTCGCTCCGACGCCGTTTACGGAATCTGGAGATCTCGATCTCGAAGGGCAGCGGCGCGTGCTCGATTGCATGATCGACCAAGGCGTGGACGGGATCTGCATTCTGGCCAACTATTCCGAGCAGTTCCTGCTGTCTGATCAGGAACGTGACCTTCTGGTCGATCTCTGCCTCTCGCATGTCGCGGGCCGCAAGCCCGTCATGGTGACCTGCAGCCATTTCAGCACGCAGATTGCGGTGCAACGCGCCCGCTATGCGGCCGAACGTGGCGCAAGCCTCCTCATGCTGATGCCGCCTTATCATGGTCCAAGCCTCAAGGCGGATGAAGGCGCCATGATCGGGCATTTCGGCCGGGTCGCGGACGCCGCCGGGATTCCAATTATGGTCCAGGACGCGCCGCTCTCCGGCGTTACATTGACGGTCCCGTTTCTCGTCCGGCTCGCTTGCGAGGTGCCGCTCGCCAGATATTTCAAGATCGAGGTGCCGTTTGCGGCTGCCAAGCTCCGCAGTCTGATCGAGCTCGGCGGTGAGGTCATCATTGGTCCTTTTGACGGGGAGGAAGCCATCACTATGATGGCGGACCTCGATGCCGGTGCGAGCGGAACAATGTCGAGCGCGCTGTTGCCCGATTTGCTCCGCCCCGTGCTCGATCATCACAAAGGGGGCAGCAGGCAGGAAGCCGCTCTTGCATATGCAAGGGTGCTGCCGCTCATCAATTTCGAAAACCGCCAGTGCGGCCTGCGCGCCACCAAGAGCGTAATGGCTGAAGGCGGCGTGATCAAATGCGAAGCCGTGCGGCATCCGCTCGAGCAGATCCATCCGGCGACGAGAGCTGGATTGATCGAGCTTGCGCGTGAGCTCAACCCGCTGTCTCTTCGCTGGGGACATTGA